The Acropora muricata isolate sample 2 chromosome 5, ASM3666990v1, whole genome shotgun sequence genome includes a window with the following:
- the LOC136916073 gene encoding uncharacterized protein isoform X4, giving the protein MEVLSPRNQSSDEWHHYSLDESWDSGLSTPLVLKFSTDKEDQEFASYSNGDNEDSCLNNNGFRDLTIESHTPTSEPVKYERKDGQWYVQNGVDVKDTQQRKEMMTVSSPSSNSETLMNISTDTDYLKIAKKGGGHKDLLTIDPHTPSPEPVKYVKSEDGKWYTHDGVDVQETLQRKEMMTVSSQPSIANSLLDIETETDYLKVAKKGGGHKDLLTVIPHTPSPEKIMCDKKDGQWYTHNGVDIKETQQRNSFSVDPNGPVPDDTSITAAGGRPTEYLELAKKGGGHSDLLIVEDHVPSPEPQKYRKSGGEWYNQDDMVIKDGPQGTLKKHRRTSSDSATEIKAETEYLRTARRGGGHKDLLSIEAHTSSPEPVKYEKKDGHWYNHIGVDIEQTQGRKDMLTLPNSPRQSCNTENPVLDIETDTDYLKIAKKGGGHKDLLTVEPHTPTPEPVKYDKHDGEWYTHDGVDVKESQSKKDLSVTINSCQSDIDVIAAGQNNSEYLHLAKKGGGHKDLLKVEPHTPTPQKIEYDKKDGQWYTHDGVDIEETQARKDLSVSINSSQNAEEITAAGQNGNEYLQLAKKGGGHKDLLVIEPHNPTPEPILCEKKDGQWYAQEGVDVKETQQRKEMVTVASSPRPSSHDGSLEIEMNTEYLKIAKKGGGHKDLLTIEHHTPTPEPIRYEKTEGQWYAHDGVDVQETQARKDLAVAIEDKTKSDSQLAAGRNNSDYLEVAQKGGGHKDLLTIEPHMPTPEPMSYDRTDGQWYAHDGVDIKETQSRKDVSCMLKSIPDDLTAAGENNGEYLEVAKKGGRKDLLTVEPHTPTPVPVRYDRKDGKWYTHDGVDVKETQSKKEMVTVASSPRPLSVVDVITDTEYLKIAKKGGGHKDLLTIESHTPTPEPTKFDKKDGQWYTHDGVDVKETQARKEMVTVCSSPRSPNSAKLFDGVTETEYLKMAKKGGGHKDLFMVEPHTPKAEPVRYEKKDGKWYTHDGTDIKDTQKRKEMVTVPNTNQHPSPSNIPGNIPSETEYLKHAKKGGGHKDLLSSESHTPSPEPKRYEKKGGEWYTQDNVDGNSPRGKKGSPSFSSPRQVNTDTEYLRTARGGGGHKDLLTIEHHKPSPKPQKPERKLGDWYYHNDSVVKDSSPASSIPRKSPPDTSKGTDYLKMARKGGGHKDLLTTTSQPTSPAVPQELHRNGGSTPGSSPRHPSTKDPTDYLKIARKGGRGDPDLLSYTPIQKTVNTPRSAETSRQLCDAKNHVSPLRRSASMRYSARNAESDYLSIARKGGHHQDLLTMPENESSNFKRDQASRRSLRSFRSAAVIDHVDGPSRPKTTESRQSQPIWLGGSGPERVHTPGKRFINQSSGVAPYAYHQGSPGASKNPDKI; this is encoded by the exons ATGGAAGTTCTTTCTCCTCGAAATCAGTCTTCGGACG AGTGGCATCATTATTCATTAGATGAGTCATGGGACTCAGGCCTGTCAACCCCTctggttttaaaattttcaacagaTAAGGAAGATCAAGAATTTGCTTCGTATTCAAATGGGGATAATGAAGATTCATGCTTGAATAATAATGGATTTAGAG ATCTGACCATAGAATCCCACACACCCACTTCTGAACCAGTAAAATATGAAAGGAAAGATGGACAGTGGTATGTCCAAAATGGAGTGGATGTTAAAGACACTCAGCAAAGAAAAG aaATGATGACAGTATCCTCACCTTCATCAAACTCAGAAACTTTGATGAACATTAGCACCGATACTGATTATCTTAAGATTGCAAAGAAAGGAGGGGGACATAAAG atttgttgacaattgatcCTCATACACCTTCACCAGAACCAGTGAAATATGTTAAATCTGAGGATGGAAAGTGGTACACTCATGATGGAGTAGATGTTCAGGAAACACTCCAGCGTAAAG AAATGATGACAGTCTCTTCACAACCATCAATTGCAAATAGCTTATTGGATATTGAAACAGAGACTGATTACCTTAAGGTCGCAAAGAAAGGCGGTGGACACAAAG atcTGTTGACAGTAATTCCACATACACCCTCACCTGAAAAAATAATGTGTGATAAGAAGGATGGTCAATGGTACACCCATAATGGAGTGGATATCAAGGAAACACAGCAGAGAAATA GTTTCTCTGTGGATCCCAATGGCCCTGTTCCTGATGATACAAGTATTACAGCTGCAGGAGGCCGGCCAACTGAATACCTTGAGTTAGCCAAGAAAGGAGGAGGGCACAGTG ATCTTTTAATTGTGGAGGATCATGTCCCATCACCTGAACCACAGAAGTATAGAAAGAGTGGTGGAGAGTGGTACAATCAAGATGACATGGTGATCAAAGATGGACCTCAAG GGACTTTAAAGAAGCATCGGCGGACTTCCAGTGATTCTGCTACTGAAATCAAAGCAGAAACTGAATACCTGAGGACAGCCAGAAGAGGAGGTGGTCATAAAG ATCTCTTAAGTATAGAAGCACATACATCATCACCTGAGCCAGTAAAGTATGAAAAGAAGGATGGCCACTGGTACAACCATATTGGAGTGGATATAGAACAAACTCAAGGAAGGAAGG ACATGCTCACCCTGCCTAACAGCCCTCGTCAATCATGTAACACTGAGAATCCTGTTCTTGATATTGAGACAGACACTGATTATCTTAAGATTGCCAAGAAAGGTGGCGGACACAAAG ATCTATTAACAGTGGAGCCTCACACACCTACCCCTGAACCAGTGAAGTATGACAAACATGATGGAGAGTGGTATACGCATGATGGAGTGGATGTCAAAGAATCTCAGTCAAAGAAAG ACTTGTCAGTTACTATAAACAGCTGTCAATCAGACATAGATGTAATTGCAGCTGGGCAAAATAACAGTGAATACCTACACTTGGCAAAGAAAGGAGGAGGTCATAAAG atcTGTTGAAAGTTGAGCCCCACACACCCACTCCCCAAAAAatagagtatgacaaaaaggatGGACAGTGGTACACTCACGATGGAGTGGATATTGAGGAAACACAGGCAAGGAAAG ATTTGTCAGTGAGCATCAATAGTAGCCAAAATGCAGAAGAGATCACTGCAGCTGGACAAAATGGCAACGAATACTTGCAGCTGGCAAAGAAAGGAGGAGGTCATAAAG ATTTGTTAGTGATTGAGCCCCATAATCCCACGCCTGAGCCAATCTTATGTGAAAAGAAGGATGGACAGTGGTATGCACAAGAGGGAGTTGATGTTAAGGAAACACAGCAAAGAAAGG AAATGGTTACAGTGGCCAGTAGTCCTAGGCCCTCAAGCCATGATGGTTCTTTGGAGATTGAGATGAATACAGAATATCTAAAGATTGCTAAAAAGGGTGGAGGACATAAAG ATTTGTTGACAATAGAACACCACACACCAACCCCTGAGCCAATCAGGTATGAGAAAACGGAGGGGCAGTGGTACGCCCATGATGGTGTGGATGTCCAAGAAACACAAGCAAGAAAAG ACTTAGCTGTGGCAATTGAAGACAAGACAAAGAGTGACAGTCAGTTGGCAGCAGGTAGAAACAACTCAGATTATCTTGAAGTCGCACAGAAAGGAGGAGGTCATAAAG ATCTGTTAACAATTGAACCCCACATGCCTACCCCTGAACCCATGAGTTATGACAGGACAGATGGTCAGTGGTATGCTCATGATGGAGTAGATATCAAGGAAACACAATCAAGAAAAG ATGTGTCATGCATGCTGAAGAGTATTCCTGATGACCTAACTGCAGCAGGAGAAAATAATGGAGAATATCTTGAGGTGGCAAAGAAAGGAGGGCGCAAAG ACCTGTTAACAGTGGAGCCACACACACCCACCCCTGTACCAGTGAGATATGACAGGAAGGATGGCAAATGGTACACTCATGATGGAGTGGATGTCAAAGAAACACAGTCAAAGAAAG AAATGGTAACAGTTGCTAGTAGCCCCCGTCCTTTAAGTGTAGTGGATGTAATTACTGACACTGAATACCTCAAGATTGCAAAAAAAGGTGGTGGACACAAAG ATTTGTTAACAATTGAATCCCACACTCCTACTCCTGAACCAACAAAATTTGATAAAAAGGATGGACAGTGGTACACTCATGATGGAGTGGATGTTAAAGAAACCCAGGCAAGGAAAG AAATGGTGACAGTTTGTTCTAGTCCAAGGTCACCAAATTCAGCAAAATTATTTGATGGTGTTACGGAAACAGAATACCTGAAGATGGCAAAGAAAGGTGGAGGACACAAGG ATCTTTTCATGGTGGAACCACATACTCCAAAGGCTGAGCCAGTCAGATACGAGAAAAAGGATGGGAAGTGGTACACTCATGATGGTACTGACATCAAGGACACGCAGAAGAGAAAAG AAATGGTAACTGTACCAAATACCAATCAACATCCATCACCCTCAAATATACCAGGAAATATTCCATCTGAAACAGAGTACCTTAAACATGCAAAGAAAGGCGGAGGACATAAAG ACCTCTTGTCATCAGAGTCTCACACACCATCACCTGAACCAAAAAGGTATGAGAAGAAAGGTGGAGAATGGTATACTCAGGATAATGTTGATGGAAATTCGCCAAGAGGAAAGAAAG GCTCCCCATCTTTTTCAAGTCCTCGTCAAGTAAACACTGACACTGAATATCTTAGAACAGCACGTGGCGGAGGCGGACACAAAG aTCTTCTCACTATTGAACACCATAAACCAAGTCCCAAACCCCAAAAGCCCGAGAGAAAGCTTGGAGACTGGTACTATCACAACGATTCAGTTGTTAAAG ATTCTTCGCCTGCTAGCAGCATCCCAAGAAAATCCCCTCCAGATACTTCTAAGGGGACTGATTACCTTAAGATGGCAAGGAAAGGAGGAGGCCATAAAG ACCTGCTTACCACGACATCACAACCAACCAGTCCAGCAGTACCACAAGAACTGCATCGCAATGGAG GTAGTACTCCAGGGAGCAGTCCACGTCACCCCAGCACTAAAGATCCCACTGATTACCTTAAGATTGCAAGGAAAGGTGGCCGTGGAGATCCAG ATCTTCTAAGTTATACTCCAATTCAGAAGACTGTCAATACACCAAGATCCGCAGAAACCTCTCGACAGCTTTGTG ATGCCAAGAATCATGTCTCTCCACTTAGAAGGAGTGCAAGCATGCGTTACAGTGCCAGGAATGCAGAGTCTGATTACCTCAGCATAGCGAGAAAGGGAGGACACCATCAAG ACTTGTTAACGATGCCAGAAAATGAATCCAGTAACTTCAAGAGAG ACCAAGCCTCCCGTAGAAGTCTAAGGAG TTTCAGAAGTGCTGCTGTTATTGACCACGTGGATGGACCATCAAGACCCAAAACGACAGAGTCACGTCAATCTCAACCTATTTGGTTGGGGGGATCTGGGCCAGAAAGAGTGCATACCCCTGGAAAAAGATTCATAAACCAGAGCTCTGGTGTAGCACCTTATGCCTACCATCAGGGATCCCCAGG ggcTTCAAAGAATCCTGACAAGATTTAA
- the LOC136916073 gene encoding uncharacterized protein isoform X3: MEVLSPRNQSSDEWHHYSLDESWDSGLSTPLVLKFSTDKEDQEFASYSNGDNEDSCLNNNGFRDLTIESHTPTSEPVKYERKDGQWYVQNGVDVKDTQQRKEMMTVSSPSSNSETLMNISTDTDYLKIAKKGGGHKDLLTIDPHTPSPEPVKYVKSEDGKWYTHDGVDVQETLQRKEMMTVSSQPSIANSLLDIETETDYLKVAKKGGGHKDLLTVIPHTPSPEKIMCDKKDGQWYTHNGVDIKETQQRNSFSVDPNGPVPDDTSITAAGGRPTEYLELAKKGGGHSDLLIVEDHVPSPEPQKYRKSGGEWYNQDDMVIKDGPQGTLKKHRRTSSDSATEIKAETEYLRTARRGGGHKDLLSIEAHTSSPEPVKYEKKDGHWYNHIGVDIEQTQGRKDLLTVEPHTPTPEPVKYDKHDGEWYTHDGVDVKESQSKKDLSVTINSCQSDIDVIAAGQNNSEYLHLAKKGGGHKDLLKVEPHTPTPQKIEYDKKDGQWYTHDGVDIEETQARKDLSVSINSSQNAEEITAAGQNGNEYLQLAKKGGGHKDLLVIEPHNPTPEPILCEKKDGQWYAQEGVDVKETQQRKEMVTVASSPRPSSHDGSLEIEMNTEYLKIAKKGGGHKDLLTIEHHTPTPEPIRYEKTEGQWYAHDGVDVQETQARKDLAVAIEDKTKSDSQLAAGRNNSDYLEVAQKGGGHKDLLTIEPHMPTPEPMSYDRTDGQWYAHDGVDIKETQSRKDVSCMLKSIPDDLTAAGENNGEYLEVAKKGGRKDLLTVEPHTPTPVPVRYDRKDGKWYTHDGVDVKETQSKKEMVTVASSPRPLSVVDVITDTEYLKIAKKGGGHKDLLTIESHTPTPEPTKFDKKDGQWYTHDGVDVKETQARKEMVTVCSSPRSPNSAKLFDGVTETEYLKMAKKGGGHKDLFMVEPHTPKAEPVRYEKKDGKWYTHDGTDIKDTQKRKEMVTVPNTNQHPSPSNIPGNIPSETEYLKHAKKGGGHKDLLTITPHTPSTEPVRYDKKEGQWYTHDAVNVKGTPQKKGKLNRNHRRNTSSKYEVSTNTDYLKIARKGGGHKDLLSSESHTPSPEPKRYEKKGGEWYTQDNVDGNSPRGKKGSPSFSSPRQVNTDTEYLRTARGGGGHKDLLTIEHHKPSPKPQKPERKLGDWYYHNDSVVKDSSPASSIPRKSPPDTSKGTDYLKMARKGGGHKDLLTTTSQPTSPAVPQELHRNGGSTPGSSPRHPSTKDPTDYLKIARKGGRGDPDLLSYTPIQKTVNTPRSAETSRQLCDAKNHVSPLRRSASMRYSARNAESDYLSIARKGGHHQDLLTMPENESSNFKRDQASRRSLRSFRSAAVIDHVDGPSRPKTTESRQSQPIWLGGSGPERVHTPGKRFINQSSGVAPYAYHQGSPGASKNPDKI, from the exons ATGGAAGTTCTTTCTCCTCGAAATCAGTCTTCGGACG AGTGGCATCATTATTCATTAGATGAGTCATGGGACTCAGGCCTGTCAACCCCTctggttttaaaattttcaacagaTAAGGAAGATCAAGAATTTGCTTCGTATTCAAATGGGGATAATGAAGATTCATGCTTGAATAATAATGGATTTAGAG ATCTGACCATAGAATCCCACACACCCACTTCTGAACCAGTAAAATATGAAAGGAAAGATGGACAGTGGTATGTCCAAAATGGAGTGGATGTTAAAGACACTCAGCAAAGAAAAG aaATGATGACAGTATCCTCACCTTCATCAAACTCAGAAACTTTGATGAACATTAGCACCGATACTGATTATCTTAAGATTGCAAAGAAAGGAGGGGGACATAAAG atttgttgacaattgatcCTCATACACCTTCACCAGAACCAGTGAAATATGTTAAATCTGAGGATGGAAAGTGGTACACTCATGATGGAGTAGATGTTCAGGAAACACTCCAGCGTAAAG AAATGATGACAGTCTCTTCACAACCATCAATTGCAAATAGCTTATTGGATATTGAAACAGAGACTGATTACCTTAAGGTCGCAAAGAAAGGCGGTGGACACAAAG atcTGTTGACAGTAATTCCACATACACCCTCACCTGAAAAAATAATGTGTGATAAGAAGGATGGTCAATGGTACACCCATAATGGAGTGGATATCAAGGAAACACAGCAGAGAAATA GTTTCTCTGTGGATCCCAATGGCCCTGTTCCTGATGATACAAGTATTACAGCTGCAGGAGGCCGGCCAACTGAATACCTTGAGTTAGCCAAGAAAGGAGGAGGGCACAGTG ATCTTTTAATTGTGGAGGATCATGTCCCATCACCTGAACCACAGAAGTATAGAAAGAGTGGTGGAGAGTGGTACAATCAAGATGACATGGTGATCAAAGATGGACCTCAAG GGACTTTAAAGAAGCATCGGCGGACTTCCAGTGATTCTGCTACTGAAATCAAAGCAGAAACTGAATACCTGAGGACAGCCAGAAGAGGAGGTGGTCATAAAG ATCTCTTAAGTATAGAAGCACATACATCATCACCTGAGCCAGTAAAGTATGAAAAGAAGGATGGCCACTGGTACAACCATATTGGAGTGGATATAGAACAAACTCAAGGAAGGAAGG ATCTATTAACAGTGGAGCCTCACACACCTACCCCTGAACCAGTGAAGTATGACAAACATGATGGAGAGTGGTATACGCATGATGGAGTGGATGTCAAAGAATCTCAGTCAAAGAAAG ACTTGTCAGTTACTATAAACAGCTGTCAATCAGACATAGATGTAATTGCAGCTGGGCAAAATAACAGTGAATACCTACACTTGGCAAAGAAAGGAGGAGGTCATAAAG atcTGTTGAAAGTTGAGCCCCACACACCCACTCCCCAAAAAatagagtatgacaaaaaggatGGACAGTGGTACACTCACGATGGAGTGGATATTGAGGAAACACAGGCAAGGAAAG ATTTGTCAGTGAGCATCAATAGTAGCCAAAATGCAGAAGAGATCACTGCAGCTGGACAAAATGGCAACGAATACTTGCAGCTGGCAAAGAAAGGAGGAGGTCATAAAG ATTTGTTAGTGATTGAGCCCCATAATCCCACGCCTGAGCCAATCTTATGTGAAAAGAAGGATGGACAGTGGTATGCACAAGAGGGAGTTGATGTTAAGGAAACACAGCAAAGAAAGG AAATGGTTACAGTGGCCAGTAGTCCTAGGCCCTCAAGCCATGATGGTTCTTTGGAGATTGAGATGAATACAGAATATCTAAAGATTGCTAAAAAGGGTGGAGGACATAAAG ATTTGTTGACAATAGAACACCACACACCAACCCCTGAGCCAATCAGGTATGAGAAAACGGAGGGGCAGTGGTACGCCCATGATGGTGTGGATGTCCAAGAAACACAAGCAAGAAAAG ACTTAGCTGTGGCAATTGAAGACAAGACAAAGAGTGACAGTCAGTTGGCAGCAGGTAGAAACAACTCAGATTATCTTGAAGTCGCACAGAAAGGAGGAGGTCATAAAG ATCTGTTAACAATTGAACCCCACATGCCTACCCCTGAACCCATGAGTTATGACAGGACAGATGGTCAGTGGTATGCTCATGATGGAGTAGATATCAAGGAAACACAATCAAGAAAAG ATGTGTCATGCATGCTGAAGAGTATTCCTGATGACCTAACTGCAGCAGGAGAAAATAATGGAGAATATCTTGAGGTGGCAAAGAAAGGAGGGCGCAAAG ACCTGTTAACAGTGGAGCCACACACACCCACCCCTGTACCAGTGAGATATGACAGGAAGGATGGCAAATGGTACACTCATGATGGAGTGGATGTCAAAGAAACACAGTCAAAGAAAG AAATGGTAACAGTTGCTAGTAGCCCCCGTCCTTTAAGTGTAGTGGATGTAATTACTGACACTGAATACCTCAAGATTGCAAAAAAAGGTGGTGGACACAAAG ATTTGTTAACAATTGAATCCCACACTCCTACTCCTGAACCAACAAAATTTGATAAAAAGGATGGACAGTGGTACACTCATGATGGAGTGGATGTTAAAGAAACCCAGGCAAGGAAAG AAATGGTGACAGTTTGTTCTAGTCCAAGGTCACCAAATTCAGCAAAATTATTTGATGGTGTTACGGAAACAGAATACCTGAAGATGGCAAAGAAAGGTGGAGGACACAAGG ATCTTTTCATGGTGGAACCACATACTCCAAAGGCTGAGCCAGTCAGATACGAGAAAAAGGATGGGAAGTGGTACACTCATGATGGTACTGACATCAAGGACACGCAGAAGAGAAAAG AAATGGTAACTGTACCAAATACCAATCAACATCCATCACCCTCAAATATACCAGGAAATATTCCATCTGAAACAGAGTACCTTAAACATGCAAAGAAAGGCGGAGGACATAAAG ATTTACTGACTATCACACCACATACACCCTCCACTGAGCCTGtaagatatgacaaaaaggagGGGCAGTGGTACACTCATGATGCAGTAAATGTGAAGGGAACACCCCAGAAAAAAG GCAAACTAAACCGCAATCATCGTAGAAACACATCTTCAAAATATGAAGTCAGCACTAACACAGATTATCTTAAAATTGCTAGAAAAGGTGGTGGGCATAAAG ACCTCTTGTCATCAGAGTCTCACACACCATCACCTGAACCAAAAAGGTATGAGAAGAAAGGTGGAGAATGGTATACTCAGGATAATGTTGATGGAAATTCGCCAAGAGGAAAGAAAG GCTCCCCATCTTTTTCAAGTCCTCGTCAAGTAAACACTGACACTGAATATCTTAGAACAGCACGTGGCGGAGGCGGACACAAAG aTCTTCTCACTATTGAACACCATAAACCAAGTCCCAAACCCCAAAAGCCCGAGAGAAAGCTTGGAGACTGGTACTATCACAACGATTCAGTTGTTAAAG ATTCTTCGCCTGCTAGCAGCATCCCAAGAAAATCCCCTCCAGATACTTCTAAGGGGACTGATTACCTTAAGATGGCAAGGAAAGGAGGAGGCCATAAAG ACCTGCTTACCACGACATCACAACCAACCAGTCCAGCAGTACCACAAGAACTGCATCGCAATGGAG GTAGTACTCCAGGGAGCAGTCCACGTCACCCCAGCACTAAAGATCCCACTGATTACCTTAAGATTGCAAGGAAAGGTGGCCGTGGAGATCCAG ATCTTCTAAGTTATACTCCAATTCAGAAGACTGTCAATACACCAAGATCCGCAGAAACCTCTCGACAGCTTTGTG ATGCCAAGAATCATGTCTCTCCACTTAGAAGGAGTGCAAGCATGCGTTACAGTGCCAGGAATGCAGAGTCTGATTACCTCAGCATAGCGAGAAAGGGAGGACACCATCAAG ACTTGTTAACGATGCCAGAAAATGAATCCAGTAACTTCAAGAGAG ACCAAGCCTCCCGTAGAAGTCTAAGGAG TTTCAGAAGTGCTGCTGTTATTGACCACGTGGATGGACCATCAAGACCCAAAACGACAGAGTCACGTCAATCTCAACCTATTTGGTTGGGGGGATCTGGGCCAGAAAGAGTGCATACCCCTGGAAAAAGATTCATAAACCAGAGCTCTGGTGTAGCACCTTATGCCTACCATCAGGGATCCCCAGG ggcTTCAAAGAATCCTGACAAGATTTAA